A window of the Brassica napus cultivar Da-Ae chromosome C5, Da-Ae, whole genome shotgun sequence genome harbors these coding sequences:
- the LOC106401148 gene encoding NEDD8-activating enzyme E1 regulatory subunit AXR1 isoform X1, with the protein MSEAKTKYDRQLRIWGEVGQAALEEASICLLNCGPTGSEALKNLVLGGVGSITVVDGSKVELGDLGNNFMVDEGSVGQSKAKSACAFLQELNDSVKAKFIEENPDTLIMTNPSFFSHFTLVIATQLVEDSVVKLDRICREANVKLVFVRSYGLAGFVRVSVKEHTIIDSKPDHFLDDLRLNNPWPELKSFVETIDLNVSDAVAHKHIPYVVILVKMADEWTQSHSGNLPSTREEKKAFKDLVKSKMISMDEDNYKEAIEAAFKVFAPRGISSEIQQISNDTCAEPSSNSSDFWVMVAALKEFVSNEGDGEAPLEGSIPDMTSSTEHYINLQKIYLAKAESDFLVMEERVKNILKKIGRDPNSISKPTIKSFCKNARKLKVCRYRMVEDEFSNPSVTEIQKRLADEDYSGAMGFYILLRAVDRFTANYNKFPGQFDGGMDEDISRLKTTALSLLTDLGCNGSVLPDDLINEMCRFGASELHVVAAFLGGIASQEAIKLVTKQFVPMLGTYIFNGIDHKSQLLTL; encoded by the exons ATGTCAGAGGCTAAAACCAAGTACGATCGTCAACTCAG GATATGGGGGGAGGTAGGGCAAGCTGCTTTGGAAGAAGCGAGTATCTGTTTGCTCAATTGCGGACCCACTGGCTCCGAGGCGTTGAAGAATCTCGTCCTCGGTGGAGTTGGGAGCATCACCGTCGTTGATGGATCCAAAGTCGAGCTTGGAGACCTTGGAAACAACTTCATGG TGGATGAGGGGAGTGTTGGTCAATCAAAAGCCAAGTCTGCTTGTGCGTTTCTTCAAGAGCTTAATGATTCTGTTAAAGCTAAGTTTATTGAGGAGAATCCGGATACGTTGATTATGACTAatccttctttcttctctcaCTTCACTCTCGTTATTGCCACTCAG CTGGTGGAAGATTCAGTGGTGAAACTAGATAGAATCTGTCGAGAAGCAAACGTTAAGTTGGTTTTTGTTCGCTCTTATGGCCTTGCTGGCTTTGTTCGTGTCTCTGTTAAG GAGCACACCATAATTGACTCAAAGCCTGATCATTTTCTTGATGACCTTCGCTTGAATAATCCATGGCCTGAGCTTAAGAG CTTTGTGGAGACCATTGATCTAAATGTATCAGATGCTGTAGCGCATAAACACATACCTTACGTTGTCATTCTCGTGAAGATGGCTGATGAATGGACTCAGTCCCATAGTGGTAATCTTCCTTCTACCAGGGAAGAGAAAAAAGCATTTAAG GATTTGGTTAAGTCCAAGATGATATCTATGGATGAGGATAACTACAAGGAAGCCATTGAAGCCGCTTTCAAAGTCTTTGCTCCTCGTGGAATCA GCTCAGAGATCCAACAGATTAGCAATGATACTTGTGCAGAACCGAGTTCTAATTCCTCAGATTTTTGGGTGATGGTAGCGGCTCTGAAG GAGTTTGTCTCGAACGAAGGTGATGGAGAGGCACCCCTTGAAGGCTCTATACCAGATATGACATCGTCAACAGA GCACTATATCAATTTGCAGAAAATCTATCTAGCGAAAGCTGAGTCTGATTTTCTTGTCATGGAGGAAcgagttaaaaatattttaaagaagaTTGGTAGAGATCCGAACAGCATCTCAAAACCAACAATCAAGAGCTTCTGCAAGAATGCAAGAAAACTTAAA GTATGCAGATATCGAATGGTAGAGGACGAATTCAGCAATCCTTCTGTAACCGAGATTCAAAAGCGTTTAGCAGACGAGGATTacag TGGTGCAATGGGATTTTATATCCTTCTTAGAGCTGTGGACAGGTTTACTGCCAACTATAATAAGTTTCCTGGCCAGTTTGATGG AGGGATGGATGAGGACATTTCTCGGTTAAAAACTACTGCCTTGAGTCTTCTTACCGACTTGGGATGTAACGGCTCAGTACTGCCCGATGACCTTATCAATGAGATGTGTCGCTTTGGTGCCTCTGAGCTTCATGTGGTTGCTGCCTTTCTTGGAGGAATCGCGTCCCAAGAAGCCATCAAG CTTGTGACAAAACAGTTTGTTCCGATGTTGGGGACTTACATCTTCAATGGCATCGATCACAAGTCTCAGTTATTGACATTGTAG
- the LOC106401148 gene encoding NEDD8-activating enzyme E1 regulatory subunit AXR1 isoform X2 produces MDPKSSLETLETTSWWMRGVLVNQKPSLLFTLVIATQLVEDSVVKLDRICREANVKLVFVRSYGLAGFVRVSVKEHTIIDSKPDHFLDDLRLNNPWPELKSFVETIDLNVSDAVAHKHIPYVVILVKMADEWTQSHSGNLPSTREEKKAFKDLVKSKMISMDEDNYKEAIEAAFKVFAPRGISSEIQQISNDTCAEPSSNSSDFWVMVAALKEFVSNEGDGEAPLEGSIPDMTSSTEHYINLQKIYLAKAESDFLVMEERVKNILKKIGRDPNSISKPTIKSFCKNARKLKVCRYRMVEDEFSNPSVTEIQKRLADEDYSGAMGFYILLRAVDRFTANYNKFPGQFDGGMDEDISRLKTTALSLLTDLGCNGSVLPDDLINEMCRFGASELHVVAAFLGGIASQEAIKLVTKQFVPMLGTYIFNGIDHKSQLLTL; encoded by the exons ATGGATCCAAAGTCGAGCTTGGAGACCTTGGAAACAACTTCATGG TGGATGAGGGGAGTGTTGGTCAATCAAAAGCCAAGTCTGCT CTTCACTCTCGTTATTGCCACTCAG CTGGTGGAAGATTCAGTGGTGAAACTAGATAGAATCTGTCGAGAAGCAAACGTTAAGTTGGTTTTTGTTCGCTCTTATGGCCTTGCTGGCTTTGTTCGTGTCTCTGTTAAG GAGCACACCATAATTGACTCAAAGCCTGATCATTTTCTTGATGACCTTCGCTTGAATAATCCATGGCCTGAGCTTAAGAG CTTTGTGGAGACCATTGATCTAAATGTATCAGATGCTGTAGCGCATAAACACATACCTTACGTTGTCATTCTCGTGAAGATGGCTGATGAATGGACTCAGTCCCATAGTGGTAATCTTCCTTCTACCAGGGAAGAGAAAAAAGCATTTAAG GATTTGGTTAAGTCCAAGATGATATCTATGGATGAGGATAACTACAAGGAAGCCATTGAAGCCGCTTTCAAAGTCTTTGCTCCTCGTGGAATCA GCTCAGAGATCCAACAGATTAGCAATGATACTTGTGCAGAACCGAGTTCTAATTCCTCAGATTTTTGGGTGATGGTAGCGGCTCTGAAG GAGTTTGTCTCGAACGAAGGTGATGGAGAGGCACCCCTTGAAGGCTCTATACCAGATATGACATCGTCAACAGA GCACTATATCAATTTGCAGAAAATCTATCTAGCGAAAGCTGAGTCTGATTTTCTTGTCATGGAGGAAcgagttaaaaatattttaaagaagaTTGGTAGAGATCCGAACAGCATCTCAAAACCAACAATCAAGAGCTTCTGCAAGAATGCAAGAAAACTTAAA GTATGCAGATATCGAATGGTAGAGGACGAATTCAGCAATCCTTCTGTAACCGAGATTCAAAAGCGTTTAGCAGACGAGGATTacag TGGTGCAATGGGATTTTATATCCTTCTTAGAGCTGTGGACAGGTTTACTGCCAACTATAATAAGTTTCCTGGCCAGTTTGATGG AGGGATGGATGAGGACATTTCTCGGTTAAAAACTACTGCCTTGAGTCTTCTTACCGACTTGGGATGTAACGGCTCAGTACTGCCCGATGACCTTATCAATGAGATGTGTCGCTTTGGTGCCTCTGAGCTTCATGTGGTTGCTGCCTTTCTTGGAGGAATCGCGTCCCAAGAAGCCATCAAG CTTGTGACAAAACAGTTTGTTCCGATGTTGGGGACTTACATCTTCAATGGCATCGATCACAAGTCTCAGTTATTGACATTGTAG
- the LOC106401552 gene encoding 50S ribosomal protein L6, chloroplastic, translating into MASSVVTSFQPRSAFLGDRNVFKVSATPSAQVGYSRKTIQCKESRIGKQPIAVPTNVTIALEGQDLKVKGPLGELALTYPREVELIKEDAGFLRVKKTVETRRANQMHGLFRTLTDNMVVGVSKGFEKKLILVGVGYRATVEGKELVLNLGFSHPVKMQIPESLKVKVEENTRITVSGYDKSEIGQFAATVRKWRPPEPYKGKGVKYSDEIVRRKEGKAGKKK; encoded by the exons ATGGCTTCCTCAGTCGTCACTTCTTTTCAACCCAG GTCAGCATTTTTGGGAGATAGGAACGTGTTCAAAGTCTCAGCCACGCCTTCAGCTCAAGTGGGTTACTCAAGGAAGACTATCCAGTGTAAGGAATCAAGGATAGGGAAGCAACCTATCGCTGTACCAACCAATGTAACCATTGCATTGGAAGGTCAAGACTTGAAAGTCAAAGGTCCACTAGGAGAGCTCGCGTTAACTTACCCACGCGAAGTTGAGCTCATCAAAGAAGATGCTGGTTTCTTGAGGGTCAAAAAGACCGTCGAAACTAGAAGGGCTAACCAAATGCACGGCCTCTTCAG GACGCTAACGGATAACATGGTAGTGGGAGTATCAAAGGGGTTTGAGAAGAAGCTGATACTAGTGGGAGTTGGTTACCGTGCAACCGTGGAAGGGAAGGAACTGGTTCTGAACCTCGGGTTTTCTCACCCGGTTAAGATGCAGATACCGGAGAGTCTCAAGGTGAAAGTGGAAGAGAACACGAGGATCACGGTGAGTGGATACGACAAGAGTGAGATAGGGCAGTTTGCTGCGACGGTGAGGAAGTGGAGGCCTCCGGAGCCGTACAAGGGTAAGGGAGTGAAGTATTCAGATGAGATTGTGAGGAGGAAAGAAGGCAAAGCTGGAAAGAAGAAGTGA
- the LOC106400965 gene encoding glutamate receptor 3.4, with amino-acid sequence MTRGVSMVKAMIIVLLCVSFLWVVPEECAGKADFSRNSSSSSSASHPLLKRPSSVNVGALFTYDSFIGRAAKPAFKAAMDDVNADQTVLKGTKLNIVFQDSNCSGFIGTMGALQLMETQVVAAIGPQSSTIAHMISYVANELHVPLLSFAATDPTLSSLQYPYFLRTTQNDHFQMQAVADFVSYSGWRQVIAIFVDDECGRNGVLVLGDALAKKRARISHKAAITPGADATSIKDLLVSVNLMASRVYVVHVNPDSGLNVFSVAKSLGMMGSGYVWIATDWLPTVLDSMGAVDAETMDVLQGVVAFRHYTAESDAKRRFMERWRNLRPKEGLNSYALYAYDSVWLIARALDVFFGDNNRVTFSNDPNLHKMKSSSLRLSELSVFNEGERFLEIILGMNHIGLTGPIRFDSERNRVNPAYEVLNIEGTGPRRVGYWSNHSGLSVVPPETLYSKPPNTSTANQRLYGIIWPGEVTKPPRGWVFPNNGKPLKIAVPNRVSYKDYVSKDKNPPGVRGYCIDVFEAAIELLPYPVPRNYILYGDGKKNPSYDNLINEVVADNFDVAVGDITIVTNRTRFVDFTQPFIESGLVVVAPVKEAKSSPWSFLKPFTIEMWAVTGAFFLFVGAIVWILEHRFNHEFRGPPRRQLITIFWFSFSTMFFSHRENTVSSLGRLVLIIWLFVVLIINSSYTASLTSILTVQQLTSRIEGIDSLITSNEPIGVQDGTFARNYLVNELNISPHRIVPLRDEEHYLSALQLGPKAGGVAAIVDELPYIEVLLTNSNCKYRTVGQEFTRTGWGFAFQRDSPLAVDMSTAILQLSEEGELEKIHRKWLNYKHECSMQIQNSETSQLSLKSFWGLFLICGITCFIALTVFFWRVFWQYQRLLPDTGDEERASEVTEASRSGRGLRAPSFKELVKIVDKREAEIKEILKQKSSSKLKSSQSGAGSSHSQHSEIP; translated from the exons ATGACGAGAGGAGTCTCCATGGTGAAAGCAATGATAATTGTCTTGTTATGTGTTTCTTTCTTGTGGGTGGTTCCAGAAGAATGTGCTGGTAAAGCTGATTTCTCAagaaactcttcttcttcttcatctgctTCACACCCATTATTGAAGAGGCCAAGCTCTGTAAACGTTGGAGCTCTGTTTACTTACGACTCCTTCATCGGACGAGCGGCCAAACCAGCCTTTAAAGCAGCGATGGATGATGTCAACGCTGACCAAACCGTACTCAAGGGTACCAAGCTTAACATTGTCTTCCAAGACTCCAACTGCAGTGGATTCATTGGCACCATGGGAG CTTTACAGCTGATGGAAACACAAGTGGTTGCAGCCATCGGTCCACAATCCTCAACCATCGCTCACATGATCTCCTACGTAGCCAACGAGCTACACGTACCTCTCTTATCATTCGCAGCAACGGATCCAACCCTCTCCTCACTCCAGTACCCTTACTTCCTCCGCACCACTCAGAACGACCACTTCCAAATGCAAGCCGTCGCGGACTTCGTATCCTACTCCGGATGGAGACAAGTCATCGCCATATTCGTCGACGACGAGTGCGGCCGCAACGGGGTATTGGTTCTTGGCGACGCGCTCGCCAAGAAACGAGCTAGAATCTCCCACAAAGCTGCTATCACTCCCGGCGCGGACGCTACCTCCATCAAAGACTTGTTGGTCTCTGTTAACCTGATGGCTTCTCGTGTCTACGTCGTCCATGTGAACCCTGACTCTGGTTTAAACGTCTTCTCGGTGGCTAAGTCTCTTGGGATGATGGGGAGCGGTTACGTTTGGATCGCAACGGACTGGCTACCTACAGTTTTGGACTCCATGGGGGCCGTGGATGCGGAGACGATGGATGTCTTGCAAGGAGTGGTTGCCTTTCGGCATTACACAGCCGAGAGTGACGCGAAGAGACGGTTTATGGAGAGATGGAGGAATCTTAGGCCTAAAGAAGGTCTCAACTCTTATGCATTGTATGCCTATGACTCTGTCTGGCTGATCGCTCGTGCGCTCGATGTTTTCTTCGGAGATAACAACAGAGTGACGTTCTCCAACGACCCGAATCTTCACAAGATGAAGAGTAGCAGTCTTCGGTTATCAGAGTTGAGTGTGTTCAACGAAGGGGAGAGGTTTCTTGAGATCATTCTCGGGATGAATCACATCGGTTTAACCGGGCCAATCCGGTTTGATTCAGAGAGAAACCGGGTTAACCCGGCGTACGAAGTTCTGAACATAGAAGGCACAGGTCCGCGGAGAGTAGGATACTGGTCTAACCATTCAGGTCTCTCAGTGGTGCCTCCAGAGACGTTGTACTCCAAGCCTCCGAACACATCTACAGCGAACCAGCGTCTTTATGGAATCATATGGCCAGGGGAAGTGACAAAGCCTCCACGTGGATGGGTGTTTCCTAACAACGGAAAGCCGCTCAAAATAGCAGTGCCTAACCGTGTGAGCTATAAAGATTATGTTTCTAAAGACAAGAACCCGCCTGGTGTTAGAGGCTACTGCATTGATGTCTTTGAAGCTGCGATCGAGTTGCTTCCCTATCCTGTTCCAAGAAACTATATACTGTATGGAGATGGGAAGAAGAATCCTTCTTATGACAACCTGATCAATGAAGTTGTTGCAGAT AACTTTGATGTAGCGGTTGGAGATATCACCATTGTTACAAACAGAACGAGATTTGTGGATTTCACACAGCCGTTTATAGAGTCAGGGCTTGTGGTGGTGGCTCCGGTTAAGGAGGCTAAGTCTAGTCCTTGGTCATTCCTGAAACCGTTCACTATAGAGATGTGGGCTGTCACTGGAGCCTTCTTTCTCTTCGTTGGAGCCATCGTCTGGATCCTCGAGCACCGCTTCAACCACGAGTTCAGAGGCCCTCCTAGGCGTCAACTCATCACCATCTTCTGGTTTAGCTTCTCGACCATGTTCTTCTCTCATA GGGAGAACACTGTGAGCTCATTGGGAAGGCTGGTGTTGATCATATGGTTGTTCGTGGTCCTGATCATCAACTCTAGCTACACAGCTAGTCTCACTTCGATACTCACCGTGCAACAGCTGACATCTCGAATAGAAGGAATAGATAGCTTGATAACGAGCAACGAACCAATCGGTGTTCAAGACGGTACATTCGCTAGAAACTACCTGGTCAACGAGCTTAACATATCTCCTCACAGGATTGTTCCGCTGAGAGACGAAGAACACTACCTCTCCGCTCTTCAGCTCGGTCCCAAAGCCGGCGGCGTGGCAGCCATTGTCGACGAGCTTCCTTACATCGAAGTCCTTTTGACAAACAGCAACTGCAAGTACCGGACAGTAGGACAAGAGTTCACACGCACAGGCTGGGGCTTCGCGTTCCAGAGAGACTCCCCTTTGGCTGTAGACATGTCCACGGCCATCTTGCAGCTCTCCGAAGAAGGGGAGCTGGAGAAAATCCACAGGAAATGGCTTAACTACAAGCACGAATGCTCAATGCAGATCCAAAACAGCGAGACCTCTCAGCTTTCGCTCAAGAGTTTCTGGGGACTGTTCCTTATCTGTGGCATCACTTGCTTCATAGCGCTTACTGTCTTCTTCTGGAGAGTGTTCTGGCAGTACCAGAGGTTACTACCGGATACTGGGGACGAGGAGAGGGCGAGCGAAGTGACAGAGGCGTCTAGATCGGGGAGAGGTTTGCGAGCACCGAGTTTCAAGGAGTTGGTGAAGATTGTGGATAAGAGGGAAGCAGAGATCAAGGAGATACTGAAACAGAAGAGTAGCAGTAAACTCAAAAGTAGCCAAAGTGGAGCTGGGAGCTCACATTCTCAACATAGCGAGATTCCTTAA
- the LOC106400968 gene encoding uncharacterized protein LOC106400968, producing MSETRPVPRRESPWGLPEGHREPKAHRCNDRVEDVVQAFFEGNPFKTVPGPFKLFYRCMRSKPGEEPTEPFTYLDLEPPKREAKLE from the exons ATGAGCGAGACGAGACCAGTGCCGAGGAGAGAGAGTCCATGGGGTTTACCGGAAGGTCACCGTGAGCCCAAAGCTCACCGCTGCAACGATCGCGTCGAGGACGTCGTCCAG GCGTTTTTCGAGGGGAACCCGTTTAAGACTGTTCCAGGACCTTTTAAGCTCTTCTACCGATGCATGCGCTCTAAGCCAGG agagGAACCAACAGAGCCATTCACGTACCTCGACTTGGAACCTCCAAAAAGAGAAGCAAAACTTGAGTAA
- the LOC106400967 gene encoding uncharacterized protein LOC106400967, whose protein sequence is MGAIGKLIDAILFVCFALMAVIGPLIDGQTALPKSIFPAFLTDLKTSYIAEFGDYLLMEKPHFLVGLVWHELVFLWPLSIANVYAILAGKSWFCTTCLLYGASLVTSMAAILGEMIGSGKASERLLMMYVPFMGIGVLAVLRGLVSSSTKSTGSVGKRYTIMPRRKLA, encoded by the exons atgggagcTATTGGGAAGCTGATCGATGCGATCCTATTCGTATGCTTCGCTCTAATGGCGGTTATCGGCCCGCTCATCGACGGACAAACGGCGCTTCCCAAATCAATCTTCCCGGCGTTTCTCACCGATCTGAAAACCAGTTACATCGCCGAGTTCGGAGACTACTTGCTCATGGAGAAGCCGCATTTCCTCGTCGGACTCGTCTGGCATGAGCTCGTGTTCTTGTGGCCGCTCTCGATCGCTAACGTCTACGCGATCCTCGCCGGAAAATCGTGGTTCTGCACCACCTGCTTGCTTTACGGAGCTTCCCTCGTCACTTCCATG GCTGCAATCCTGGGAGAGATGATAGGTTCGGGGAAGGCATCTGAGAGATTGCTAATGATGTATGTGCCTTTCATGGGTATTGGGGTTCTGGCTGTTCTTCGTGGTTTAGTCTCTAGTTCAACTAAGAGCACTGGATCTGTTGGAAAGAGGTACACTATTATGCCCAGGAGAAAGCTGGCGTAG